The genomic stretch tttgttttttaCAAATCTTCTTGATCTTTCTAATTAATTTCTCCTTCGGTTATTGTAGTCTGTAAGGGTCTGTTGGTTGTTGCTGAGTTGTGTCGTCGTGCAGCTGCTGGTTGATCGGGGTGCTCCTCCGCGCGCTCTCGCTCAACAACCGCTCCTCGTGCCCAATCGGCGACCATCATCGGAGGCCGATCACGCCGTCAGCGCCTTGATCCTCCTCAACAGGGACTTGCAGGAGATAGAAAGATGAGAATCCGTTGAACCCCAGGCGCGACGGCCGACAGCACCACCAGAGAGGCGATCCAGCCGGACTCCTCCGCGCCGATGACCATCGCCGCTGCCAAAAGCGATGGGGAGGTGGAGGAGGTCGAATCGCGAAGAGCTCGCCGATCGATTACATGGAGAAAGATCAACGAAGGTTGCGGCCGGAGGAGAACCTGCCGATCAAACAGCGGCCGACACGACGAATATCCGCCATCCAGAATCCTAACCCTAGAATAGAACAGAGAAGAATCGAAAGGGGAAAGCAgcggaatgaaaaaaaaaaaaaaagaagaggacAGGTATTTATAGGTTTAAGTGGATTAAATGAACGGTCATGATGATTAATACTCAATGATAGACGAATGGGATTCGTGGATTAAAGGAACGCTCGTGATGATCAGTTATGATCAATCGTACTGTCCATCTACTTATATAAATCCAAACATTGCGTATTTAACCATAGATCATCAGAATAATTTCAGGGCAACGATTCAGCAGAGAGTCTTCTCAGATAATAATCAGTTTGAGAGTTTCTAAGCTAACTATTACGTGCACTTCTCGATTTACTCTAAGATCGATAAAAAATTTACGTAAAACCAAATCAATCACTTAGAGATAGTAAATAAGATTAATTAGGATTATCAATTTTTTTCCATCTTACCATTTCATTCCTTCTTAGAAAGCCACAATCATCATCGGCAGACGGAATTTAGACAGGAAATTGACAAGCATACGCAAGACTTGTCAGAAAATATCGCACTAATTTATCGTGTGTGACATCAGAAACTAAACGCAACACACACCATTGTCGTTGTCAAGCCATATTTTATATCTGTTACTCGAAACCGGTtacataaattttatcccccattCAACTCTCTGCATGAATCATATCAGATCAGATCTTCCAGAAGCCACAGTTAAGATGTCCGAGGAAGTCGCTTTGCGATCTCCTGAAATAAGAGAGAAGAACAATTTACAAATGCATTTTGTATGAAAAAACTTTGGCCTAGGTAGAGTCATGGAGCACGATAATATTCACACGAGTTGACATCGTATGCAACTGTTCTTAGAGTAAAATTTCAGATCCTCACTTGATTGACTGAAAATTTGTTTATTAATTACCTGAAAAAGTTCATTGATATTATTAGCCGTCTTTGCGGATGTCTCAATGAAGAACATACCATTCCCCTCCGCATACTCCATGGCATCCTTCAAATGAATGAATTCATAAGGATAAATATATGTTGATTCGAGTTAAGACGATGGACAAACAATTAGAAATCAATGTCTACCCCGGATGAGACAGTCCTATTTTCGTCCAAATCAGCCTTATTACCGACCAATGCCATGACGATACCAGGACTGGCATGCTTCTGAAGTTCCTGTTGGACATAAAGCTAAATTCATAAATCTGAAAAGATGATGGGATACAGGTCTTTGAAATCAAAACACATACAAGATCCTCGAGCTTTTGAGTGATTAGAGGCTCAGGCTACAGAGTTAATCAAGATTTAAGCAAATTGACCGGTTGCAGAAATGCAATCTTGCAAATTTGAAATTATGATGCCCTTCATTATGTATCAGTTTACTATGTACATTGAAAAGTTAATGTTCCTACAGCGCGCAAAGCCCTATCAAGTCATCGTTCTTCGTAAATTATCTAAAAACACAAGTACAAAGTTCTGAAGAGAAGTAAAACCCATCATATACATTATATCAGATACCCACCTGCAGCACGATTAAAACTGGTGAAATCAGTGTTATGTGGATTGACTTACACTCGGTGGCAACGTATAAAATGAAGCAAAAAAATTCCATCCAGGAAGTTCAGAATGATACCTTAACCCAATATTGTGCTTTTCTAAATGTTTCTTCACTTGTTATGTCATAGACCACAACCGCAACAGCAGCTCCCCGATAGTAAAGAGGAGCCAATGAGGCATACCTACCAATGATAACATCATAAACAAGACATTATCTTTAGAGCTCCTCCACATTTTTTAAGATCCTCAAAGTATATGATAGATATGTATCTATAAAAAACAAGAAAAGTATCACAACTTCAATAAAAAATTCACCCGCCTTTCTTGTCCAGCTGTATCCCATATTTCAAACTTCACTGTTGTGGAATCTTGCAAGGCTAGTGTTTGTGATAAGAAGGATGCACCGATGGTAACCTATGTAGATCGAATAAAAATATTCAACTATCAGAAGTAACCACTAAGCTTTGTGCTACTGGAGAAAGAAGCAAACTAAAGAAACACATGGGCTgtaacataattaactaaaaaaatTGCTGTGCCACAAGTAAAATGAACCTAATTTTCACCATTACTTAAGATTATCTAAAGTTCTACCACTGTTTTGTTTTACAACCAAAATCGACAGGTGAAGAAAAAGTCTGGTTAACGCTCTTGAAGACTTTCTTTCAATACACATGGATCACTCTAATTATTGTTTCTTCAGTTTGTATTAATACTACTAGATTATTCAACACAGAGTGCTTAATCATTCAGCCTTTT from Zingiber officinale cultivar Zhangliang chromosome 5B, Zo_v1.1, whole genome shotgun sequence encodes the following:
- the LOC121984616 gene encoding ras-related protein RABF1-like, yielding MGCSSSLPDRNARNLGGLDAENSMATDPKNLRVKLVLLGDSGVGKSCIVLRFVRGQFDPTSKVTIGASFLSQTLALQDSTTVKFEIWDTAGQERYASLAPLYYRGAAVAVVVYDITSEETFRKAQYWVKELQKHASPGIVMALVGNKADLDENRTVSSGDAMEYAEGNGMFFIETSAKTANNINELFQEIAKRLPRTS